The following proteins are co-located in the Phyllostomus discolor isolate MPI-MPIP mPhyDis1 chromosome 1, mPhyDis1.pri.v3, whole genome shotgun sequence genome:
- the SIX1 gene encoding LOW QUALITY PROTEIN: homeobox protein SIX1 (The sequence of the model RefSeq protein was modified relative to this genomic sequence to represent the inferred CDS: inserted 9 bases in 5 codons; deleted 3 bases in 2 codons): MLPSFGLQEEQVACVCEVLQQGGNLERLGRFLWSXPACDHLHKNESVLKXQAVVAFHRGNFRELYKILESHQFSPHNHPKLQQLFEGALRGAEKLRGRPLGAVGNIGXRRKFPLPRTIWDGEETSYCFRRSRGGVLREXVAHNPYPSPREKRERRGHWLTTTQVSNWFKXRRPKRPCCCAKERENTENNNSSSNKQNQLSPLEGGKPLMSSSEEEFSPPQSPDQNSVLLLQGNMGHARSSNYSLPGLTASQPSHGLQAHQHQLQDSLLGPLTSSLVDLGS; encoded by the exons ATGCTGCCGTCGTTCGGCTTA CAGGAGGAACAAGTAGCGTGCGTGTGCGAGGTTCTGCAGCAAGGTGGGAACCTGGAGCGCCTGGGCAGGTTCTTGTGGT TGCCTGCCTGCGACCACCTGCACAAGAACGAGAGCGTGCTGAA CCAGGCCGTGGTCGCCTTCCACCGCGGCAACTTCCGCGAGCTCTACAAGATTTTGGAGAGCCACCAGTTCTCGCCACATAACCACCCCAAGCTACAGCAACTATTTGAAGGCGCACTACGTGGGGCCGAGAAGCTGCGCGGCCGACCCCTGGGTGCTGTGGGCAATATCGG TCGCCGAAAATTCCCCCTGCCGCGCACGATCTGG GACGGCGAGGAGACCAGCTACTGCTTCAGGAGAAGTCGCGGGGGCGTGCTGCGGGA TGTCGCGCACAACCCTTACCCCTCGCCGCGTGAGAAGCGGGAGCGCCGAGGCCACTGGCTCACCACCACCCAGGTCAGCAATTGGTTTAA ACGGAGGCCAAAGAGACCGTGCTGCTGCGCCAAGGAAAG GGAGAACACCGAAAACAATAACTCCTCCTCCAACAAGCAGAATCAACTCTCTCCTCTGGAAGGGGGCAAGCCGCTCATGTCCAGCTCAGAAGAAGAATTCTCACCTCCCCAAAGTCCAGACCAGAACTCGGTCCTTCTGCTGCAGGGCAATATGGGCCACGCCAGGAGCTCAAACTATTCTCTCCCGGGCTTAACcgcctcccagcccagccacgGCCTGCAAGCCCACCAGCATCAACTCCAGGACTCCTTGCTGGGCCCTCTCACCTCCAGTCTGGTGGACTTGGGGTCCtaa